TTGTCCCGCACCAGCACCAGCCAGCGGCCGTCCTGGACCTTGATCGCCACCGCGTCGCAGCTGTCCGGCGGCAGGCGCGGGTCGTCCGCGTCCAGGCAGCGCTTGAGTTCGTGGATCTTGCCATCCAGGCCAAGATCCGAGGGGATGGCACGGATACGTCCGCCAATCGGGTTGAGCTGCGGATCGAACAGGCCGTACGCGTCGAAGCTGCGCTCTTCGAAGGCCTGGCTGGCGATCAGGGCGTCGTCCAGTTGCTTGCCGCTCATGTGGGCGAACAGGTGCTGGCGTTGCAGCATGGAGTGACGGGTGAGCTTGTTCAGGTAGCTGGACACCTCGAAGTACAGCACCCCCATGAGGATGCTGCTCCAGGCCACGAAGAGAAAGCTGTATAGCGCCAGCAGGCGGCTGGTGGAGGAACTCCAGCCCTTAGACGGGTTCGGCAATAGCATAGCCGGAGCCCCGCACGGTACGGATCAGGGGAGTCTGGCCGGGTGAGTCGATCTTCTTGCGCAGGCGCCCGATGTGCACGTCGATCAGGTTGGTGCCGGGGTCGAAGTGATAACCCCAGACCTCTTCGAAGATCATCATCCGGGTGATCACCTGGCCGGAGTGGCGCATCAGGTATTCCAGCAGCTTGTATTCGGTGGGCAGCAGGTTCAGCGACTGCTCGCCGCGACGCGCCTCGTGGCTGATCAGGTCCAGTTCCAGGTCGGCGACCTGCAGGCGGGTCTGGGTCATGGGCGTGCTGTTGCGGCGCAGCAACACTTCGACCCTTGCGGCCATTTCGTCCGAAGCGAACGGCTTGGTCAGGTAGTCGTCACCACCGGCGCGCAGGCCACGCACGCGCTCGTCGACATCGGAGAGGGCGCTGATCATCAGGATCGGGGTGGCGATTTTCAGGCTGCGCAGGGTGGTGACGATGGTCAGACCGTCGACTTCGGGCAGCATGCGGTCCACGGTGATCAGGTCATAGCCACCGGCGATGGCTTTGGACAGGCCTTCACGACCGTTGTCGGCCCAATCGACCTCCAGGCCATGGCTGGTGAGTTCGGCGACGATTTCCTGGCCGGTGACGGCATCGTCTTCGATGGTCAGTACGCGTGGCATGCTGGTTCCTGGGCGGCGAATGGAGGCTTGATTGTGCCAAAGAATAGACAAACGGCGATTTAAGAAAAATTCATCTGGCCGTGCGCGATGTACACGCCCCTGTGGGAGCGGGCAATAAAAACGGGGCATGCCATCGCTGGCATGCCCCGTTTTCACAGCAGGCGAACGCCTCAGGCGACCTTGACGATCCAGCCGGCCGGGGCTTCGACATCACCGCTCTGGATGCCGGTCAGCTCGTTGTAGAGCTTTTGAGTAACCGGGCCGACTTCGGTTTCGCTGTGGAACACGTGCAGCTTGCCGTTGTACTGGATACCGCCGATCGGGGTGATCACGGCGGCGGTGCCGCAAGCGCCGGCTTCAACGAAACGGTCTAGCTTGTCGATTTCCACGTCGCCCTCGATGACCTTCAGGCCCAGGCGCGATTCGGCCAGTTCCATCAGCGACAGGCGGGTGATGCCCGGCAGTACCGAGATCGACTTTGGAGTGACGAATTCGTTGTTGGCGGTGATGCCGAAGAAGTTGGCCGAGCCGACTTCCTCGATTTTCTTGTGGGTCAATGGGTCGAGGTAGATGCAGTCGGCGAAACCGGCTTTCTTGGCTTCGTAACCGGGTTGCAGGCTGGCCGCGTAGTTGCCGCCGACTTTTGCCGCGCCGGTGCCTTGCGGGGCTGCGCGGTCGAAGTCGGAGATCAGGAACTTGTGCGGGGTCATGCCGCCCTTGAAGTACGAGCCGACCGGGATGGCAAAGACCGAGAAGA
This genomic stretch from Pseudomonas entomophila harbors:
- a CDS encoding response regulator transcription factor, yielding MPRVLTIEDDAVTGQEIVAELTSHGLEVDWADNGREGLSKAIAGGYDLITVDRMLPEVDGLTIVTTLRSLKIATPILMISALSDVDERVRGLRAGGDDYLTKPFASDEMAARVEVLLRRNSTPMTQTRLQVADLELDLISHEARRGEQSLNLLPTEYKLLEYLMRHSGQVITRMMIFEEVWGYHFDPGTNLIDVHIGRLRKKIDSPGQTPLIRTVRGSGYAIAEPV
- a CDS encoding branched-chain amino acid aminotransferase → MSNESINWDKLGFDYIKTDKRYLSVWRNGEWDKGTLTDDNVLHISEGSTALHYGQQCFEGLKAYRCKDGSINLFRPDQNAARMQRSCDRLLMPRVPTEQFIEACKQVVKANEKFVPPHGKGALYLRPFVIGTGDNIGVRTAPEFIFSVFAIPVGSYFKGGMTPHKFLISDFDRAAPQGTGAAKVGGNYAASLQPGYEAKKAGFADCIYLDPLTHKKIEEVGSANFFGITANNEFVTPKSISVLPGITRLSLMELAESRLGLKVIEGDVEIDKLDRFVEAGACGTAAVITPIGGIQYNGKLHVFHSETEVGPVTQKLYNELTGIQSGDVEAPAGWIVKVA